The Acidimicrobiales bacterium nucleotide sequence GGCAACCCACGTCAGCGGCACGATGGCGTCGGACCCGTAGGCCTCGGCCGTCCAGGCCGAGTGGAAGCCGAGTGACTCGGCATGCTGCACGAAGGGGATCGTGTCCGACGGGGCGGCGGCACCGAAGTACCCGAGGTTCAGTCCGAGGCGCATCCCTGCACCCTAGGTCTGGGTGGGAGGGTTCCGTCGGTGACGGGCCCCGCTACTTCGCCTTGAGCTGGCGGCGGCGGGGCGTGTCGTCGTCGACGACGGCCACCTCGCCGGTGACATCACCGGTCGGCGGCGTGCAGATCCGGCACGGGGCGAGCCCCTGCTCGAGCGCCTCGCTGGGGTCGATCCCCTCGGCGTCGGCCTGACCCTGCGCCAGGCGGCACTCGGGCCGATGGTACGAGCTGGCCCCGGCGACGACCTGGCCAGGGGCGACGCTGAGCATCGGCGGATCGGCGCCGGCGCCGTTGGTCGTCGGCGAGCCCATGGCCTCGACGGCACGGGTGAGCTCCGCGAGGGCAAGGGTGAGCTCCACCCGCTCCTTGCGGCTGTTCTCGACGATGAGGAGGGCGGCGCCGATCGTGACGAGGCCGAGTCCCGCGATCCCGCCCGACACGAGGTAGGGGAACTGCTGGCGGAGGTCGTTGAAGCTCGCTGCCCCGTTCCACCCGAGGAAGATCACGATGAAGCCGAGCACCGACACGCCGATGCCGAGCTTGCCGCCGAGCTGGCCCACGAATGCGCCGACGCCGGCGAGGCTCGGTCCCCGCTGGCCGGTGGTCTGGTCGGTCTGGTCGGTCTGGTCGCTCATCGCTGACTCACTCCTCCTCAGCCGAGCCCAGGTAGCGCTCGCGCAGGTTGGCGTTCTGGATCTCGTCGCCGACGCCGTGGTACGTGATGGTGCCCTTCTCCATGATCAGGGCACGGTCGGCGTAGGGCAGCACACCGACGTTCTGTTCGACGATGATCACCGTGACCCCGTCGTCGTTGATCTTCTCCACGACCTGGAACACCGTCTTGGCCAGCGCCGGCGAGAGCCCGAGGGAGGCCTCGTCGATGAGGAGCAGCCGGGGGCGGCTCATCATGGCCCGACCGATGGCCAGCATCTGCTGCTCGCCACCGGAGAGGGTGCCCGCGTGCTGATCAGCTCGCTCGGCAAGTCGGGGGAAGTACTCGTAGACGAGGTCGCGGGACGCGGCGACGCCTTTGGTGTCCTTTCGGCGCACCCATGCGCCCATCCGGAGGTTGTTGGCCACCGAGAGGCCGGGGAAGACGCGGCGGCCCTCGGGCACCAGCGCGATCCCCTTCGGCACGAGGGCGGCGGCGGAAGTGCCGGCGATCTCCTCGCCGTCGAAGCGGATGGAGCCGCGGTCGGGTGCCAGCAGGCCGGCGATGGTGGCCACCGTGGTGGTCTTGCCCGCGCCGTTGAGGCCGAACAAGACGGCGGTCTCCCCCTCTGCCACCTCGAGGCTGATGCCCATGAGCACGGGGAAGCCGTAGCCCACCTGGAGGTCTTCGATCTCGAGCAGCGCCATCAGACGTCCACCTCGGCGTCCTCGGTGTCGACGTCCTCACCCATGTATGCCCGCACGACCTCGGGATGGTTGCGGACGACGTTCGGCAGGCCCTCGGCCAGCATCTCGCCGAAGTTGAGGCAGTAGACGTAGTCGCACACCCGCACCACGAGCGGCACGTGGTGCTCGATCATCATGATGCTGAGGCCGAACTCCCGGCGGAGGTCGAGGAGGGTGTCGCCGAGCTGGTGGGCCTCCTCGGGCCCCATGCCCGACGACGGCTCGTCGAGGAGGAGCACGTCGGGGTCGGTGGCCAGCACCGTGGCGATCTCCACCCGCTTGAGGTCACCGTAGGGCAGGCCCTGCACCCGTGTGTCTGCCAGGTGGTCGAGCCGGACGATCTCGAGGATGGCGTCGGCCCGGGCGCGCAGCTGACGCTCGGTCTCCATGCTCGCCGGCGACCCGAGCATCCCCGCGAGCACGCCGTAGCGCGCCTGGAGGTGCTGGGCGGTGAGCAGGTTCTCCCGGACGGTGGAGCCCTTGACGAGCCCGACGTTCTGAAACGTCCGCCCCAGGCCCAGCGCGGCGCGCTCGTGCACCTTCATCTCGGTGATGTCCGTCCCCCGGTAGCGAACCGTGCCGCTGTTGGGCTGGTAGAAGCCGGTGATCATGTTGAACGTGGTCGTCTTTCCGGCGCCGTTCGGGCCGATGATGCCGACGATCTCCCACTCTCCGAGGGAGATGGAGACGTCGCGGGCGGCCTGCACCCCACCGAAGCGGATGCTCAGCTCGTTGGTCTCAAGCACGGACATCGGTGATCTGCACCTCCTTCTCCTTGCCGACCGACCAGTCGAAGCGCTCGCCCCGAAGCCAGAGCTGCACCGGCTTCGTGAGCTGGCCGATGCCACCGGGAAGGCGGGTGAGCACGAGCAGCAGGAGCACGGGTCCGACCACGTTGCGGGACGCCTCGGGGTTCAGCCTCGGGATCTCCGAGAGCCGGGCCTCGAGGTACGGCACGGTCACGGGTGAGAGCACGAGGAGGGCGAGGAGCGCCACGAGGCCTGCCACCACCACGAAGGGCGTGAGTGGTCCCCGCCGCCGGAGGTGGTTGATGACGATCGCAGCGCCCGCGACGACGAGGACGAGCGGGATGACGAGGTCCCAGCGGGCAAGGGTGCGCTCGAAGCCGGGCACGGTGCGCACGAGGTAGGTGAGGAGCGCGAAGAGCGACGAGCCGATGATGATGCCCACCCGGCTGCGGAGGCCACCCACGACGGTCATGATCACGAACAGAAGGGCGAGCTGGAAGCTGAAGGTCGTGGGGCTCACCACCACGTTGCGATGCGCCAGCAGGGCGCCACCGAGGCCGGCGAACGCTCCAGCCACCATGAAGGCCATGAGGGTGTGGGCCTTCACGTTGATCCCGAGCGAAGCCGCCACCCGCGGGTTCTCCCGCAGGGCGAGCAGCGCCCGGCCACCCTTGGAGCGGATGAGGCGCCAGTCGACCCAGAGCACCACGCCGAGGAAGGCGAGGCAGATGAAGTAATAGGCGACGGGCCCGGTTGGCGCCGGCGCGCTGGCGCCAGCCCCACCGCCGGTGAAGGCACTGATCCCGAAGATGCTCTCCTGCGCCATGACGCCGTAGCTGAGGGTGATCAGGGCGAAGTACAGGCCGCTGATGCGCAGCGCCAGGCCACCGAGGATGAGCGACTGCAACGCGCCGATCAGCGTGGCGGCCGCCACCCCGAGGAGGAAGGGCTGGCCCGACTGCCCGACCACGTAGGCGGTGGTGAACGCGCCCACCCCCACGAAGGCGTTGTGGCCGAGTGAGATGGTGCCCGTGTAGCCGATGAGGACGTTGAGGCTCAGGCCGATGATGGCGAAGATGGCGGCGCCGGCGAACTCGAAGCTGTCGAGCGGCTCTCGAACCAGGGGGACGCCGACGACCAGCGCGACGACGCCGGCCACGACCGCCCCCCGGGCGGTCCATCCGGCCGGTGACGGGCGGAAGTGCTCGTCGCCCGAGATCTCCGGCTCGGCCGCCGGCGCGGCGACGGCGGTGGGCTCGGTGAGGTCGGCGGGATCCACGGCGGCCATCAGGCCTTCCCCAGGAGGCCCTGCGGTCGCAGGGCGAGGATGGCGGCGAGGAGTGCGAAGGTGATCACGAAACCACCGCCCGGCACGGCATCACCCAGGGTGCCGGCGGCACCCAGCGCCTCACCGACGCCGACGATCACCCCGCCCAGCACCGCGCCGGGCAGGCTGCTCATCCCACCGATCACCGCTGCGGTGAACCCGAGGATCAGGTATCGAGAGGTCACGAACCCCGGCGTGAAGGACTCGGTCGGCCCGAGCAGGATGCCCGCCACGCCGCCGAGGAGGGCCGCCTGGAGCCACACGAGGCTGGAGAGCCGGCGCACCGAGATGCCCACGAGGTTGGTTGCCGTGGCCTCCTGCGAGGCGGCGAGGACGGCCAGGCCAAGGTTGGTCCGGAAGAAGGCGGCGAGCAGCACCCCGACCACCACGACGACCGCCAGGATCAGGAGTCGCTGGTCCGAGAGGAAGATGCCGAGCGGCCGGATCCGGTCACCGCGGGTGAGGGCGGGCTCCACGTTGCGCAGGGTGTTGTCACCGAGCCACACCTGGGTCCCTATGGCGAGCAGCGCGACGCCGGCGGTGGCGACGAGGAGGGTGACGCGCGGCGCCTCGAACAGTGGCCGGACGACACCCACCTCCACGACCAGACCCATGAGCCCGGCGGCCACGAGGGCGAGAAGTGCCGCGAGGGCGTACGGGACGTCGTTCTGGCGGAGCAGGAAGAGCACGAAGATGGCGACGGTGCCGAACTCGCCCTGGGCGAAGTTGAAGACCCCGCTCGACTTGTAGATCAGCACGATGCCCATGGCGATCAGGCTGTAGGCAGCGCCGGTGATCAACCCGATGATCAGCGATGTCCTGCCCGTCGACCCGCTCAGGAGGAGGAGCGCCACCACGGCGATGCCGATGCCGGGCCCGACCATCGCGCGCGGCTCGCTGCGGACCCGATCGAGGATGGCGGCCATCAGAAGCTCGACACGAACTCGGCGATGGTCCGGAACGCTCCGTCATTCGCCTCGAGGAGGTGGGTCTGGCTGCCGCCGAAGTGGTTGTCGGCCGAGTACCGCACGGGCGGGAAGACGCCGCTGGCGAACTCGGCGCCCGACTCGAGCGTCTGCACGAAGCTCTGGCGGCTCATGTCCGGGCCGGCCTCGTTGAACATCGATGCCAGCACCTTGTTGAGGCCCCACAGGGCGAGGGCGATGTCGTCCGGGTTGCCCCTGCCCTGGTCTCGGAAGGCTTGGCGGAAGTCGGGGTCGAGCCGGTCGATGACGTCGAGCTGCGGGAACGGCGAGAGGAACTTGGCGGCGCCGATGTTGTTGCCACCCACCTGGGCGACGGTGTTGAGCCCGCTGGTGATGCCCGGGCCGATGTACTGCGGCACGCAGTTCTGGCCGCCCGCTGCGGTGGCGATGTTCAGGAACGTCGTGGGGCTGGCGAGGATGTAGACGATCTCGGCCGGCTGCCCCCCGTCGGCGGTGCACAGCTCCTGGGCGATGGAGAGCGCCTCGCCGGGTGTCACGCTCTTCGGGATCGACTTGTTGTAGACGATGTTCAGGCCACCCTGCTGGGCCTCTCGGGTGATGCTTGCGTGGGCGTCGGCGAACGACGGCGTGTCGGCCACGGCGATGGCGAAGCTGCCCCCGCCCAGCTGGTTCTTGGCCAGCTGCACCAGCAGCGGCGACTGCTGTGAGTAGGTCATGGAGAGGGCGAAGTAGGCGCGGATGCTGTCGAGCACCGCCTCGTTGACGCCGGCTGACAGGTAGGGCACTCCGACGCTGTTGGCGTACTGGGCGCAGGCGGTGATCTGGTCGGCGCCACCGCCGCCGACGAGGAGGAAGACCTTGTCCTGCTCGACCATCTTCTGGCAGACGCGCCGTGCGACCGCCGGGTCGAACTGGTCGTCCTCGAAGACGATCTCCCCGTTGCGGCCGTGCACCCCACCCTTGCCCTTCAGGAACTCCCAGTAGACGGGTGCGCCGTCGCGGAAGGAGTTCTGGGGGAAGGGCGCTGCGCCGGACACGGGGGCGTGGATGCCGATCTTGATCGTGGTCTCGCTGATGCCGGTGCGGTCGCCGGCCGGCGCCGGACCGTCACCGCCGCCGCCACCGCCGGGAGCCGCGCCGCCACCGCCTCCGGGAGCCGCGGGGTCGCCGCCTGTGCCGCCTGCGCCACCGCCTGCGGTCCCTCCGGTCCCCCCGCCACCGGCGCCACCGGTGCCGCCGCCTGTGCCGCCGGTCGCACCATCGGGTGAGCCCGTGCCGAGGTCGCCCCCGCCACCGCCCCCACCGTCGAAGGCGCCACCGCCGGTCTGGCCCGAGCTGTCGAAGCCACCACCTCCGGCGGCCACGTCGGCGACATCGGGCTTCTGCCCGCACGCCGTCGCCACCAGGGCGAGGACAGCGAACAGGACGGCCAATCGGGTGCTGGTGCGCTGGCGGGTGGTCATGGCATCTCCGTTGCGGTTCGGGGGGCGGCCTGCGCCGCGGTGGCGCGGGCGGCGAGAGCACGGCTGACGCCGCCGGTGCGGCGCGCCGTCGGCTCGACCTGGTTGGCCGAGCCGAGCGACCAGGCGGCAACGACGGCGAGGGCGAGTCCAGCCACCAGGGTGATCCAGGCGACCGGCGGGATGTTGCCGAGGGTGTTGCCTGCCTGGCTTTCGCGCTGGGTGGTGGGCGCGGCCTGATCGGATCCGCCAGCAGCGGGGGCGTCGATCGCCTCGTCGTCACCGTCGACCTCGGGTCCCGGTCCGGCGGCCGGCGGCGGCGGTGGGGTGAACGAGCCGCCGCCCGTGCCGGCGGGGGGCGAACCTGGGTCGAACCCACCGCCGCCACGGCTGGGGGCGTCGTCGAAGCCGCCACCGTCGGCGCCGAAGGGGTCATCGGGGTCGCCGCCGGCGGTGGCCGAGAACGCGAACGTCACCCCGTCGGGCAGGCCGGCGAAGGAGAGCTGGAACGACTCCGGCGGCTCCACGTCGGGCACCAGCAGGACACCGTTGGGGATCAGCGTCCCCGACGAGTCGACCCAGAGGGACGCGATGGCGGTCAGGTCGAAGGTCCAGGACCCGTCCTCGAGACGCTCACCCGGTGCGTTGGAGATGTCGCAGTCTGCCTCGGGGCGGTTGGCGAACTCGCCGTTCTCCTCCGGCACGAAGAACCCGGTGATCGGGCAGGCCAGCACCCCGGCGCCGTCCTCGTTGCGCTGGGCGCCCGTGCCCTCGGCGAGGGCGAGGTCCATCCGCAGCTCGCTCACGACGGCGCCCCGCTCGACGGGCAGCACGATCCCGATGGCGGCCACCTTGTCGGTCTCACCGAGGGTAGCGCCCACGGCCACCGCACCCTCGGGCACCCCGCTGTCGGGCGCCGGAGCGGGCGACCCGCCGAGCGGGTTCGCCGGGGCGCCCGCCTCGTCCTCGGCGCCGGCGAGGCGGTTCCACCAGCCCTCCTTGTCGGCCGTGACCTCGCCGCCGGCCTGGGCCTGCACGGGTCCGGTGCCGAGTGCGAAGGCGACGGAGGCGATCAGGGCCAGCACCGCCAGTCCGGCGGCACAGCGTCCCAACGCTGGGCGTGGTGCGTGCAACTGCGTCTCCTCGGGGGCCTTCCCCGTAAGTTACCGGTCGGTCACTTGTTCCGCCATCCTGCTTCACCGCCGGACAGGGGAACCCCCTGCCTGGCCACCGTGCCCACATGGCAGTGGTCACACTCGCGCCCCGTCGGTCAGGCCTCCCAGGTGCCCGCGGACCGCAGCAGCTCGGCCAGGTCGCCCGGACCTGACTCGTCCTGGGCGGCCGCCATCTGCCGAGTGACCTCGCTGCCGTACTCCAGGCGCTCCACTGCCCGGAACACCCCGATGGGCGTGGGCATGGTGGGGCCGGTCGCCAGCCGGGAGAGGGTGAACGCCAGCGTGGGGTCCGGCCGGGCCTCGTCGTGCACGAGCAGGGCGTCCACGCCCACGTCGGCCACGTCGACGATGGTGGCGTGGCCCTGCGTGTCTAGCGCGACCCCCCGTTCGCCGTCGTCGCCGAAGCGGATGGGCTCACCGTGCACCAACGGGATGAGGCCCTGTGACCGGTTCTGCTTCGAGGTGATGGTGGCGAAGGCGCCGTCGTTGAAGACGTTGCAGTTCTGGTAGATCTCCACCAGCGCTGCCCCCTTGTGGGCATGCGCCCGCCGGAAGGTCTCCATCATGTGCTGGCGGTCCATGTCGTGGGTGCGGGCCACGAAGGTGGCCTCGGCCCCCAGCGCCAGGCTCACCGGGTTGAACGGCTGGTCGAGCGACCCGAACGGCGTCGACTTGGTGACCTTGCCGACCTCGCTGGTGGGTGAGTACTGACCCTTGGTGAGCCCGTAGATCTGGTTGTTGAACAACAAGATGGTGAGGTTGACGTTGCGCCGCAGGGCGTGGATCAGGTGGTTGCCACCGATCGAGAGCGAGTCGCCGTCGCCGGTGACCACCCAGACGTCGAGGTCGGGCCGGGCCATGGCGAGCCCGGTGGCGATGGCCGGCGCCCGCCCGTGGATGGAGTGCATCCCGTAGG carries:
- a CDS encoding ABC transporter ATP-binding protein, producing MALLEIEDLQVGYGFPVLMGISLEVAEGETAVLFGLNGAGKTTTVATIAGLLAPDRGSIRFDGEEIAGTSAAALVPKGIALVPEGRRVFPGLSVANNLRMGAWVRRKDTKGVAASRDLVYEYFPRLAERADQHAGTLSGGEQQMLAIGRAMMSRPRLLLIDEASLGLSPALAKTVFQVVEKINDDGVTVIIVEQNVGVLPYADRALIMEKGTITYHGVGDEIQNANLRERYLGSAEEE
- a CDS encoding ABC transporter ATP-binding protein, with translation MSVLETNELSIRFGGVQAARDVSISLGEWEIVGIIGPNGAGKTTTFNMITGFYQPNSGTVRYRGTDITEMKVHERAALGLGRTFQNVGLVKGSTVRENLLTAQHLQARYGVLAGMLGSPASMETERQLRARADAILEIVRLDHLADTRVQGLPYGDLKRVEIATVLATDPDVLLLDEPSSGMGPEEAHQLGDTLLDLRREFGLSIMMIEHHVPLVVRVCDYVYCLNFGEMLAEGLPNVVRNHPEVVRAYMGEDVDTEDAEVDV
- a CDS encoding branched-chain amino acid ABC transporter permease; translation: MAAVDPADLTEPTAVAAPAAEPEISGDEHFRPSPAGWTARGAVVAGVVALVVGVPLVREPLDSFEFAGAAIFAIIGLSLNVLIGYTGTISLGHNAFVGVGAFTTAYVVGQSGQPFLLGVAAATLIGALQSLILGGLALRISGLYFALITLSYGVMAQESIFGISAFTGGGAGASAPAPTGPVAYYFICLAFLGVVLWVDWRLIRSKGGRALLALRENPRVAASLGINVKAHTLMAFMVAGAFAGLGGALLAHRNVVVSPTTFSFQLALLFVIMTVVGGLRSRVGIIIGSSLFALLTYLVRTVPGFERTLARWDLVIPLVLVVAGAAIVINHLRRRGPLTPFVVVAGLVALLALLVLSPVTVPYLEARLSEIPRLNPEASRNVVGPVLLLLVLTRLPGGIGQLTKPVQLWLRGERFDWSVGKEKEVQITDVRA
- a CDS encoding branched-chain amino acid ABC transporter permease, with the protein product MAAILDRVRSEPRAMVGPGIGIAVVALLLLSGSTGRTSLIIGLITGAAYSLIAMGIVLIYKSSGVFNFAQGEFGTVAIFVLFLLRQNDVPYALAALLALVAAGLMGLVVEVGVVRPLFEAPRVTLLVATAGVALLAIGTQVWLGDNTLRNVEPALTRGDRIRPLGIFLSDQRLLILAVVVVVGVLLAAFFRTNLGLAVLAASQEATATNLVGISVRRLSSLVWLQAALLGGVAGILLGPTESFTPGFVTSRYLILGFTAAVIGGMSSLPGAVLGGVIVGVGEALGAAGTLGDAVPGGGFVITFALLAAILALRPQGLLGKA
- a CDS encoding ABC transporter substrate-binding protein, coding for MTTRQRTSTRLAVLFAVLALVATACGQKPDVADVAAGGGGFDSSGQTGGGAFDGGGGGGGDLGTGSPDGATGGTGGGTGGAGGGGTGGTAGGGAGGTGGDPAAPGGGGGAAPGGGGGGDGPAPAGDRTGISETTIKIGIHAPVSGAAPFPQNSFRDGAPVYWEFLKGKGGVHGRNGEIVFEDDQFDPAVARRVCQKMVEQDKVFLLVGGGGADQITACAQYANSVGVPYLSAGVNEAVLDSIRAYFALSMTYSQQSPLLVQLAKNQLGGGSFAIAVADTPSFADAHASITREAQQGGLNIVYNKSIPKSVTPGEALSIAQELCTADGGQPAEIVYILASPTTFLNIATAAGGQNCVPQYIGPGITSGLNTVAQVGGNNIGAAKFLSPFPQLDVIDRLDPDFRQAFRDQGRGNPDDIALALWGLNKVLASMFNEAGPDMSRQSFVQTLESGAEFASGVFPPVRYSADNHFGGSQTHLLEANDGAFRTIAEFVSSF
- a CDS encoding 2-oxoacid:ferredoxin oxidoreductase subunit beta: MADTTIPVTTRKDWASDQEVRWCPGCGDYSILTAMQLLMPDLGVRPENTVFLSGIGCAARFPYYMETYGMHSIHGRAPAIATGLAMARPDLDVWVVTGDGDSLSIGGNHLIHALRRNVNLTILLFNNQIYGLTKGQYSPTSEVGKVTKSTPFGSLDQPFNPVSLALGAEATFVARTHDMDRQHMMETFRRAHAHKGAALVEIYQNCNVFNDGAFATITSKQNRSQGLIPLVHGEPIRFGDDGERGVALDTQGHATIVDVADVGVDALLVHDEARPDPTLAFTLSRLATGPTMPTPIGVFRAVERLEYGSEVTRQMAAAQDESGPGDLAELLRSAGTWEA